From Paenibacillus sp. V4I7, one genomic window encodes:
- a CDS encoding ABC transporter ATP-binding protein: MLAQEEEQIEAGGQALLKAAGIKRVFGKGNTAVTALTDIGLEVSAGSMVALKGRSGSGKTTLLNILSALDEPTEGQVFFRGKEITGLSGQARNALRRKEIGLVFQSFGLIPLMSAYENVEFGLRIAGTPVKGSREAAERALERVGMRERMKHRPMELSGGEQQRVAIARAIAHEPALLIADEPTAELDSRMGLQVMRVFRDLVRHSGMTVLLTTHDPGIMELVDYVIALEDGKIVSKTTNQF; this comes from the coding sequence ATGCTGGCACAGGAGGAAGAACAAATAGAAGCAGGCGGTCAGGCGCTGCTTAAGGCAGCGGGAATTAAGCGGGTATTCGGAAAGGGCAATACCGCCGTTACCGCTCTGACTGATATCGGGCTTGAAGTATCCGCCGGCTCGATGGTGGCCCTGAAAGGGCGGTCGGGATCGGGCAAGACAACGCTTCTCAATATTTTAAGTGCGCTGGATGAGCCGACAGAAGGTCAGGTTTTTTTCCGGGGCAAGGAAATTACCGGATTATCGGGCCAGGCGCGGAATGCATTGCGGCGTAAAGAGATCGGGCTAGTGTTCCAGTCCTTTGGTTTGATCCCGCTGATGTCTGCTTACGAGAATGTTGAGTTCGGGCTTCGAATTGCCGGGACACCGGTCAAGGGCAGCCGTGAAGCTGCCGAACGGGCGCTTGAACGGGTAGGGATGCGCGAGCGGATGAAGCATCGTCCGATGGAGCTGTCGGGCGGTGAGCAGCAGCGCGTGGCCATAGCCCGTGCGATTGCACATGAACCGGCGCTATTAATTGCAGACGAGCCAACCGCGGAGTTGGACAGCCGAATGGGCTTGCAGGTGATGCGGGTATTCCGGGATCTGGTAAGACACTCCGGTATGACAGTTCTTCTTACCACCCATGACCCGGGAATTATGGAGCTCGTCGATTATGTTATTGCATTGGAGGATGGAAAAATTGTTTCAAAAACAACGAATCAATTCTAG
- a CDS encoding efflux RND transporter periplasmic adaptor subunit, whose translation MEKLFQKQRINSSWKSYAKRAAVVTFTAFTVIALSGCSLLPREETALQPPLIQPVQEKLDLVDVTRGNIQTSLKGTAIFVSSNVKTLSFTESGGQLKSVNVKLGQEVKAGDLLAELELEDLALQVRQQKLSVERVHLLYSEAVQNGVSGIVKRLKEIDLEKEQMSLQAMESKLNKSQLFSPISGTVIYVDSIKTGDRVNAFQTIVTVADPSSMQLTYAASDAKGVLGVEAGMPVSLKYKGKDYTGKVLQSPSSAPVSTDKAKADSKAVTIVMGIDNPPEGIQIGHSADMIIDLQKRENVIVLPRKAIRSYMGRNYVQIADGERKKEVDVEVGLTTPTEVEIVKGLEKGQQVILNN comes from the coding sequence ATGGAAAAATTGTTTCAAAAACAACGAATCAATTCTAGTTGGAAGTCGTACGCAAAGCGGGCTGCGGTCGTGACATTTACAGCGTTCACAGTGATTGCCTTGTCCGGCTGCTCGCTTCTTCCCCGTGAAGAAACAGCGCTGCAGCCCCCTCTAATCCAACCGGTTCAGGAAAAGCTGGATCTGGTGGATGTAACCCGCGGCAATATTCAAACCTCGCTGAAGGGTACGGCAATCTTTGTCTCCTCGAACGTGAAGACGCTGTCATTCACCGAATCAGGCGGACAGCTGAAATCCGTTAACGTTAAGCTTGGTCAAGAAGTGAAGGCAGGCGACCTGCTGGCTGAGCTGGAGCTAGAAGATCTGGCGCTGCAGGTTCGACAGCAAAAGCTGAGCGTTGAGCGGGTGCATCTGTTGTATAGTGAAGCCGTGCAGAACGGAGTGTCCGGCATTGTGAAACGGCTGAAGGAAATCGACCTTGAAAAGGAACAAATGTCGCTGCAGGCGATGGAAAGCAAGCTTAACAAGTCGCAGCTGTTTTCCCCGATCTCGGGAACGGTTATTTATGTCGATTCGATTAAAACCGGTGACCGTGTAAATGCCTTTCAAACCATTGTAACGGTAGCTGACCCTTCCAGCATGCAGCTGACTTATGCGGCATCGGATGCCAAGGGTGTTCTTGGTGTAGAAGCCGGCATGCCCGTAAGCCTGAAGTACAAGGGGAAGGACTATACCGGAAAAGTACTGCAATCTCCATCAAGTGCACCTGTCAGCACTGATAAGGCTAAGGCTGACAGCAAAGCTGTAACGATTGTAATGGGGATTGACAATCCGCCTGAAGGGATTCAAATCGGACATAGCGCCGATATGATAATTGATCTTCAAAAGCGGGAAAATGTCATTGTGCTGCCACGAAAAGCGATCCGCTCTTATATGGGACGCAATTATGTACAAATTGCAGACGGTGAGCGCAAAAAAGAAGTCGATGTTGAAGTTGGCCTGACAACGCCAACTGAAGTGGAGATTGTGAAAGGCCTGGAGAAAGGACAGCAGGTTATTCTGAACAACTGA